The following are encoded in a window of Longibacter salinarum genomic DNA:
- the coaD gene encoding pantetheine-phosphate adenylyltransferase yields the protein MPDPVALYPGTFDPFTYGHRDILERALRLFDRVEVTVGVNAEKKTLFSTQERIDLIKQCTVDLDGVSVAAHEGLIVDRAEAVGARALVRGLRQVSDFDYEFRMAFANRKLYDDVETVFLMTSEEYALISSSMVRDAHRWDGDVSKFVPPPVVAALAEKKAAAGAS from the coding sequence ATGCCCGATCCTGTTGCACTCTATCCCGGTACCTTCGACCCGTTCACGTACGGGCATCGGGACATCCTGGAACGTGCCCTCCGGTTGTTCGATCGTGTTGAGGTAACGGTCGGCGTCAACGCAGAGAAAAAGACCCTCTTTTCGACGCAGGAACGCATCGACCTGATCAAGCAATGCACGGTCGACCTCGACGGGGTCAGTGTTGCGGCGCACGAAGGGCTGATCGTTGATCGGGCCGAAGCGGTCGGAGCACGTGCCCTGGTGCGGGGCCTGCGTCAGGTGAGCGACTTCGACTACGAGTTTCGGATGGCGTTTGCCAATCGGAAGCTCTACGACGACGTGGAGACGGTTTTCTTGATGACATCCGAAGAGTACGCGCTCATTAGCTCATCGATGGTTCGGGATGCGCATCGATGGGATGGGGATGTCTCGAAATTCGTGCCGCCCCCCGTCGTTGCTGCACTTGCGGAGAAGAAAGCCGCTGCCGGTGCGTCGTAA
- a CDS encoding RsmD family RNA methyltransferase has product MRIIAGRFRGHTIESPPGHLTRPSTARTRESLFALIDSRIYLDGAEVLDLFAGTGALGLEAISRGASLVTFVEQDAEVLEYARRNAQELGVEDQCIFINGDALTYLRRYNGPELDLILADPPYDLDGLRDIPDLAIPHLQTDGVLTLEHSSHDWFDEHPNQMTSRKYGRTIVTIFRPPLPPEDEESEAEGEALDGESEETDDLIADVLGASFDEDEAPAAPSPEEAQDLDDDANVRTDGSDAS; this is encoded by the coding sequence ACCGCACGCACGCGCGAATCTCTCTTCGCGCTCATCGACAGCCGAATTTATCTAGACGGCGCGGAGGTTCTGGATCTGTTCGCTGGAACCGGTGCTCTCGGACTCGAAGCAATCAGCCGGGGGGCATCCCTGGTCACGTTCGTCGAGCAGGATGCGGAGGTGCTCGAGTACGCACGTCGGAATGCACAGGAGCTGGGGGTTGAGGACCAGTGCATCTTTATCAACGGAGATGCGCTGACGTACCTGCGTCGCTACAACGGGCCCGAGCTCGATCTCATTCTTGCGGACCCGCCGTACGATCTCGACGGCCTGCGCGACATTCCCGATCTCGCGATTCCCCATCTCCAGACAGATGGTGTGCTCACGCTTGAGCACAGTTCGCACGACTGGTTCGATGAGCATCCGAATCAGATGACAAGCCGAAAATACGGGCGCACGATCGTCACGATTTTCCGTCCGCCGCTTCCGCCTGAGGATGAGGAATCGGAAGCAGAAGGGGAAGCCTTGGACGGAGAGAGCGAGGAAACGGACGATCTCATCGCGGACGTGCTCGGGGCCTCGTTCGATGAAGACGAAGCGCCAGCCGCCCCCTCGCCTGAAGAAGCACAGGATCTGGACGATGATGCGAATGTCCGGACCGACGGAAGCGACGCTTCGTAG